The Gillisia sp. Hel_I_86 genome has a segment encoding these proteins:
- a CDS encoding efflux RND transporter periplasmic adaptor subunit, with amino-acid sequence MDIPLKKKRFTPKKIAIIVGTVVVAVLIVFVLFSSTGNSKLNVEKERITISEVKKGNFQENIPVNGVVLPITTIYLDAMEGGRVEERFVEDGTMMKKGEPIIRLSNTDLELSLVNQETQVYNLLTQMQISQNAARQNTINKRNNLTDVENNLIEANRKYQLNKKLLDKGAIGRQDYIETENNYKYQKEKYQLANEVLAQDSLSSKQESQQARESYERTRKALELMRRKVGDLVVRAPVDGQLTALDAEIGQSKSKGERLGQIDVVSGYKVRAEIDEHYISRIFNGQRGTFMFNGKDFALEIKKVYTQVSNGRFQVDMHFIKGIPENIRRGQSLQIKLALSQEKEAVLVSKGGFFQQTGGNWIFKLSEDGETAFKTQIRLGSQNTEYYEVLEGIKAGDKVITSSYSNFGDIEELVLR; translated from the coding sequence ATGGACATACCTTTAAAAAAGAAACGCTTTACACCTAAGAAAATAGCAATTATTGTGGGCACTGTAGTTGTTGCAGTTTTGATCGTTTTTGTTCTTTTCTCATCCACTGGAAATTCCAAACTCAATGTGGAAAAAGAACGAATTACCATCAGCGAAGTTAAAAAAGGAAATTTTCAGGAAAATATTCCTGTAAATGGCGTAGTGCTTCCCATAACAACTATTTATCTGGATGCCATGGAAGGTGGCCGGGTAGAAGAACGATTTGTGGAAGATGGAACGATGATGAAAAAAGGAGAGCCCATTATAAGATTGTCCAATACAGATCTAGAATTGAGTCTGGTAAACCAGGAAACCCAGGTTTACAATCTTCTTACCCAAATGCAGATCTCGCAGAACGCCGCCAGGCAGAACACCATAAATAAGCGAAATAACCTCACCGATGTGGAGAATAATTTGATAGAAGCAAACCGCAAATATCAGCTTAACAAAAAACTGCTCGATAAAGGGGCAATTGGCAGGCAGGATTACATAGAAACAGAGAATAATTATAAGTACCAAAAAGAAAAGTATCAACTGGCAAATGAGGTGCTGGCGCAGGATTCCCTTTCCAGCAAGCAAGAATCGCAACAAGCACGTGAATCTTATGAGCGCACCAGAAAAGCCCTGGAGCTAATGCGCAGAAAAGTAGGTGATCTTGTGGTCAGGGCTCCAGTAGATGGGCAACTTACCGCGCTGGATGCCGAAATTGGCCAGTCAAAATCCAAAGGCGAAAGATTGGGGCAAATCGATGTAGTGAGCGGTTATAAGGTACGTGCCGAAATTGACGAACATTATATTTCCAGAATATTCAACGGACAGCGCGGTACTTTTATGTTTAACGGAAAAGATTTTGCCCTGGAAATAAAAAAGGTCTATACCCAGGTTTCAAACGGAAGGTTTCAGGTAGATATGCATTTTATAAAAGGTATCCCAGAAAATATACGCCGTGGGCAAAGCCTGCAGATAAAGCTTGCTTTGAGCCAGGAAAAAGAAGCGGTTTTGGTTTCAAAAGGAGGTTTTTTTCAACAGACAGGAGGCAACTGGATTTTTAAGCTTTCCGAAGATGGAGAGACCGCCTTCAAAACCCAAATTCGTTTGGGAAGCCAGAACACCGAGTATTATGAAGTCTTGGAAGGAATAAAAGCCGGTGACAAGGTTATAACTTCCAGCTATTCCAATTTTGGGGATATTGAAGAGTTGGTGTTAAGGTAA
- a CDS encoding ABC transporter permease: protein MFGNYFKIAFRSLKKQSFFTLINTMGLAIGMAGGLLIALYIYDELSHDKMFADADRIYRIDMDIKFGGAEMKSAATAPPMAATLKKDLAEVENTVRFRTLGSNLFRSSDKTTNIKELSTTYVDSTFFNMFGIELINGHKESALKETNTLVMSRTAAENHFGSVNVVGMSLLLNNKETYIVTGVIEDLPENSFLKDYSIFMAMAGNVASRENIWGNNNYYTFVKLSPETRLDNFQLQLEDMVEKYVLPWAQKTFPGMTKESFAASGNYIRYHTIPLTDIHLYSENQIEMGEKGTIQNVYILSFIGFFLIFLACVNFMNLSTAHSLKRTKEVGIRKTLGSNRLQLIVQFLTESGLVAFASMILAIIIASIALPFFNDLSGRNISIPFTEPLFYIAILTITILLGLVSGSYPAFFLSRFVPVDTLKGNGMKNSSKWNIRSMLVVFQFGVAVFLIVGTLVVFQQLKFIQNKDLGFDKEQVLVINDTYAAGKQLNVFKRDILNLSAVQSATVSSFMPTPSSRSDSSFFIEGAMDQEYAIQMQTWEVDDNYLNTLSLELISGRDFNSESAADSTAVIINETTLAKLGLSAGEALGTRITQEVELENPQFYHVIGVIKDFHYESLRENIGALGLFMSRSTGSMAIKFKLDDFASVIASIESIWIKRAPGQPFNYRFMDDAFETSYKEERRLGSIFIVFTSLSIFIACLGLFGLAAFNAQNRTKEIGVRKVLGASVSQITIGLTTDFLKLVAIATLIALPFGWYFMNNWLEDFSYRIQIGWEIMAFSAFLVIGIAIITVSYQSIKAAIQNPVKSLRTE from the coding sequence ATGTTCGGAAATTATTTTAAAATAGCATTTAGAAGCCTAAAAAAGCAATCCTTTTTTACCTTGATCAATACAATGGGTCTTGCGATAGGTATGGCCGGTGGGTTGCTTATAGCGCTCTATATTTATGATGAGTTGAGCCATGACAAAATGTTTGCAGATGCAGACCGCATCTACAGAATCGATATGGACATCAAATTTGGTGGTGCAGAGATGAAAAGCGCCGCAACAGCTCCACCGATGGCTGCAACCTTAAAAAAAGATCTTGCGGAGGTTGAAAATACCGTTCGGTTTAGAACCCTAGGCAGTAATCTATTTAGGAGCAGTGATAAAACAACCAATATCAAAGAGCTTTCTACCACGTATGTGGATTCCACCTTTTTCAATATGTTCGGGATTGAGCTTATTAACGGTCACAAAGAATCGGCATTGAAAGAAACCAATACGCTGGTTATGAGCAGAACGGCTGCAGAAAATCATTTTGGTAGTGTCAATGTTGTAGGAATGAGTCTTTTATTAAATAATAAAGAGACCTATATAGTAACCGGTGTGATCGAGGATCTACCCGAAAACTCCTTTTTAAAAGATTACAGCATATTTATGGCAATGGCTGGAAACGTGGCCTCCCGTGAAAATATTTGGGGCAACAACAATTACTATACGTTTGTGAAACTATCGCCAGAAACCCGCCTTGATAATTTTCAGCTACAACTGGAAGATATGGTTGAAAAGTATGTGCTGCCTTGGGCCCAAAAAACGTTTCCAGGCATGACCAAGGAATCTTTTGCAGCGTCTGGAAATTATATTCGGTATCATACCATTCCGTTGACTGATATTCACCTGTATTCTGAAAATCAGATTGAAATGGGCGAGAAAGGAACGATCCAAAACGTATACATTCTGTCCTTCATTGGATTCTTCCTTATTTTTCTGGCATGCGTGAATTTCATGAATCTATCCACTGCGCATTCCCTAAAAAGAACCAAGGAGGTAGGTATACGCAAGACCCTGGGATCCAATAGGCTTCAATTAATTGTGCAATTCCTAACAGAATCTGGACTTGTTGCTTTTGCCTCAATGATCCTAGCAATTATAATTGCTTCAATTGCATTACCGTTTTTCAATGATCTGTCTGGTAGAAATATCAGCATCCCTTTTACAGAGCCTTTGTTTTATATTGCTATTTTAACTATCACTATACTTCTAGGGCTAGTTTCTGGTAGTTATCCAGCCTTTTTCTTATCTCGATTTGTTCCAGTAGATACCCTAAAGGGAAACGGAATGAAGAACAGTAGCAAATGGAATATTAGAAGCATGCTCGTTGTGTTTCAGTTTGGGGTTGCTGTGTTTTTGATTGTTGGTACCCTTGTGGTTTTTCAGCAATTGAAGTTTATACAAAACAAGGATCTGGGTTTTGACAAAGAACAGGTTTTAGTGATCAATGACACGTATGCAGCTGGAAAACAACTGAATGTTTTTAAACGGGATATTCTCAATTTGAGTGCCGTCCAAAGTGCTACAGTGAGCAGCTTCATGCCTACTCCATCTTCACGGTCCGACAGTTCCTTTTTTATAGAAGGCGCAATGGATCAAGAATATGCCATCCAGATGCAAACATGGGAAGTGGATGACAATTATTTAAACACATTAAGTTTGGAGTTGATCTCCGGTCGCGATTTCAATAGCGAATCTGCCGCAGATTCTACTGCCGTAATTATCAATGAAACCACCTTGGCGAAGCTGGGTCTAAGTGCAGGGGAAGCGCTTGGAACAAGAATAACGCAAGAAGTTGAACTTGAAAACCCTCAATTTTATCATGTTATAGGTGTCATTAAGGATTTTCATTATGAATCCTTACGTGAAAATATTGGTGCGTTGGGACTATTTATGAGCAGATCTACAGGATCCATGGCCATCAAGTTTAAATTAGATGATTTTGCCAGCGTCATTGCCAGCATCGAAAGCATTTGGATAAAAAGGGCTCCTGGCCAGCCTTTCAATTATCGCTTTATGGATGACGCATTTGAAACCTCCTACAAAGAGGAGCGTCGCTTGGGCAGCATCTTTATTGTATTTACAAGTTTATCCATATTTATCGCCTGTCTGGGCCTTTTTGGTCTGGCAGCATTCAATGCCCAGAATAGAACTAAGGAAATAGGGGTACGCAAGGTATTGGGAGCCAGTGTGAGCCAGATCACTATTGGGTTGACAACGGACTTTCTAAAACTTGTCGCCATCGCTACTCTTATTGCGTTGCCATTTGGCTGGTATTTTATGAATAACTGGTTGGAGGATTTTTCATATCGCATACAGATAGGCTGGGAAATAATGGCTTTTTCGGCATTCTTAGTTATAGGCATCGCTATAATTACAGTAAGCTACCAAAGTATCAAAGCAGCCATACAGAACCCGGTAAAAAGTTTAAGAACCGAATAA
- a CDS encoding class I SAM-dependent methyltransferase yields the protein MDIAKHNKSAWDNYVDKKDRWTIPVSEEELENAKNGNWSIVLTPKKTVPHNWFPSLTGLKILGLASGGGQQGPILATLGADVTIFDNSEKQLQQDKILSDKFDLDIKTVQGDMKDLSVFTDESFDLIFNPCSILFVDNVLPVWKECFRVLKPNGILMTGLMNPISLQLDEDNLKLIYKQPFSDLHSLPTEKLEALKRTKEALIFGHSLTDQIGGQLDAGFTLTAMFEDNWGGRKYNGRIFTIIYSD from the coding sequence ATGGACATAGCAAAACATAATAAATCGGCTTGGGACAATTACGTTGATAAAAAAGACCGTTGGACAATTCCTGTTTCAGAAGAAGAGTTAGAAAATGCAAAAAACGGAAATTGGAGTATCGTTTTGACACCTAAGAAAACTGTTCCACATAATTGGTTTCCTAGCCTGACAGGTTTAAAAATACTGGGGCTTGCCTCTGGTGGTGGACAGCAAGGCCCAATCCTTGCTACATTGGGTGCAGATGTTACAATTTTTGACAATTCCGAAAAGCAATTACAACAAGACAAAATTTTAAGCGACAAATTTGACCTTGACATAAAAACTGTTCAAGGAGATATGAAAGACCTTTCGGTGTTTACAGACGAGTCATTCGACCTGATTTTTAACCCTTGCTCAATACTCTTCGTAGACAATGTTTTACCGGTTTGGAAAGAATGTTTTCGGGTATTGAAACCCAACGGGATTTTAATGACAGGGTTAATGAATCCAATTTCACTTCAGCTTGACGAAGATAATTTGAAGCTGATTTACAAGCAACCATTTTCGGACCTGCATTCATTGCCGACAGAAAAATTAGAAGCATTGAAAAGAACAAAGGAAGCATTGATATTTGGACACAGTTTGACAGACCAAATTGGTGGACAATTAGACGCAGGTTTTACACTAACAGCAATGTTTGAGGACAATTGGGGGGGGAGAAAATATAATGGACGAATTTTTACCATCATTTATAGCGACTAG
- a CDS encoding VOC family protein, producing the protein METKENYPKSFSHIGITVPNLPKAVKFYSEVMGWYTIMEPSTVKKEKETAIGQMCIDIFGEDWEEFEIAHMSTSDGIGIELFSFPHGKKEAPEFNPFNTGLFHFCVQDPNIENLIKKIVSFGGKQRMPIREYYPKDKPYKMCYVEDPFGIVFEIYTHSYDLTYSSGAYKE; encoded by the coding sequence ATGGAAACAAAAGAAAATTATCCAAAATCATTCTCCCATATAGGGATTACAGTTCCGAACCTACCAAAGGCCGTAAAATTTTATTCAGAAGTTATGGGATGGTATACAATTATGGAGCCTTCAACTGTGAAAAAGGAAAAAGAAACAGCTATTGGACAAATGTGTATCGATATTTTTGGTGAAGATTGGGAAGAATTTGAAATTGCTCACATGTCAACATCAGACGGTATTGGAATTGAGTTATTTTCTTTCCCACACGGAAAAAAAGAAGCGCCTGAATTTAATCCATTTAACACTGGACTTTTTCACTTTTGTGTACAAGATCCAAATATTGAAAACTTAATTAAAAAGATAGTTTCTTTTGGGGGCAAACAAAGAATGCCTATTAGGGAGTATTATCCAAAAGACAAGCCTTATAAAATGTGTTATGTTGAAGATCCTTTTGGAATTGTGTTTGAAATTTATACACATAGTTATGACTTAACTTATTCTTCAGGTGCCTATAAGGAGTGA
- the azu gene encoding azurin, with translation MNKLILIFTAALAISCGDNKKEKKSDMQIGTQVEESTPAATKDEVIDDSVANVTITGNDQMKFNKVEIRVKAGQKVKLTLQHVGKMEKNIMGHNWALLAKDADMAAIGQAAAEAADTDYIPASLKDQIIVHTKMLGGGESDTIEFEAPEPGTYTFICTFPGHYALMQGKFIVE, from the coding sequence ATGAATAAACTAATTCTAATCTTCACTGCTGCATTAGCAATAAGCTGTGGCGACAACAAAAAAGAAAAAAAGTCTGATATGCAAATTGGTACCCAAGTAGAAGAGAGTACACCAGCTGCAACAAAAGATGAAGTTATTGATGATTCAGTTGCCAATGTAACCATTACAGGAAATGACCAAATGAAATTCAACAAGGTCGAAATCCGTGTCAAAGCTGGTCAAAAAGTTAAGCTTACCTTGCAACACGTAGGTAAAATGGAGAAAAACATTATGGGCCACAACTGGGCTTTGCTAGCCAAGGACGCCGATATGGCTGCCATTGGACAGGCCGCTGCCGAAGCTGCGGATACCGATTATATTCCTGCTAGTCTCAAAGATCAAATCATTGTTCACACCAAAATGCTTGGTGGCGGTGAAAGTGACACTATCGAATTTGAAGCGCCTGAACCTGGAACGTACACTTTTATTTGCACTTTCCCAGGGCACTATGCATTGATGCAGGGGAAATTTATCGTTGAATAG
- a CDS encoding ABC transporter ATP-binding protein, translated as MIKITNLEKYYKTEEVQTIALNKLSFEVKEGEFAAIMGPSGCGKSTLLNILGLLDDPDGGSYLFNGIEVAGYNERQRAKLRKHNIGFVFQSFNLIDELSVFENVELPLIYTGVKPAERKERVHAVLEKMQIMHRRKHFPQQLSGGQQQRVAVARAVVNNPKLILADEPTGNLDSSNGNEVMDLLTELNEAGTTIIMVTHSEHDAKFSHRIIRMLDGQKVTENILV; from the coding sequence ATGATAAAAATAACCAACCTCGAGAAATATTACAAAACTGAAGAGGTACAGACCATCGCCCTTAACAAGCTTTCTTTTGAAGTAAAAGAAGGAGAATTTGCCGCCATTATGGGACCTTCAGGATGTGGAAAATCCACCTTATTGAATATTCTTGGATTACTGGACGATCCCGATGGTGGGAGCTATTTGTTCAATGGGATTGAGGTTGCAGGATATAACGAGCGCCAGAGAGCCAAGCTTAGAAAGCACAACATAGGTTTTGTTTTCCAGAGCTTTAATCTCATCGATGAACTAAGTGTTTTTGAAAATGTGGAGCTTCCTCTGATCTATACAGGAGTAAAACCTGCGGAACGTAAAGAACGGGTTCATGCAGTATTGGAAAAAATGCAGATCATGCATCGAAGAAAACACTTTCCACAGCAATTATCGGGAGGGCAGCAGCAACGGGTTGCGGTTGCCAGAGCCGTGGTTAATAACCCTAAACTCATTCTTGCCGATGAGCCTACAGGAAATTTGGACAGCAGCAACGGGAATGAGGTTATGGATTTGCTCACCGAACTCAACGAAGCGGGCACCACTATCATTATGGTTACGCACAGCGAACACGACGCAAAATTCAGCCACAGGATAATTAGGATGCTGGACGGGCAAAAAGTAACCGAGAATATACTGGTCTAA
- a CDS encoding sigma-54-dependent transcriptional regulator, whose product MQLKEAKILVIDDDADVLTAMRLLLKPFVAEILTEKNPGNLTSIISEKKFDIIILDMNFNGLVNTGNEGIYWLNKIKEIAPDTNVILITAYGDIDLAIRSLKEGASDFIVKPWQNQKVIESIKEMVRIKKKTGSKSSKLHIEGGKIVGESEEIQEVFSKIQKVAPTDANILVLGENGTGKDLVAKAIHANSNRKNKAFVKVDVGALTSTLFESELFGYKKGAFTDAREDRKGRFEAANGGTLFLDEIGNISLRQQARLLTVLQNRHITPLGSNEMIPVDIRLICATNLDISELSDESKFRKDLIYRINTVDLIVPPLRDRGTDVTLLTRHFLDRYSEKYNKGPFKLDQSFLKKLKNHRFPGNVRELQFVIERTVIMCDSNLLKDSDLSFSPIESKLQSEEIQDMRLDTVEKNTILKVIDKNKGNISKSARELGITRAALYRRLDKYDL is encoded by the coding sequence ATGCAGCTAAAAGAAGCTAAAATACTTGTCATAGACGATGATGCAGATGTACTTACTGCTATGCGCCTTTTGCTGAAACCTTTTGTTGCTGAAATTTTAACTGAAAAAAATCCGGGCAATCTCACTTCGATTATATCTGAAAAGAAATTTGACATCATCATTTTGGACATGAATTTCAACGGATTGGTGAATACCGGGAATGAAGGCATTTACTGGCTGAATAAAATAAAAGAAATCGCTCCAGATACAAATGTAATTCTTATAACTGCCTATGGCGATATCGATCTTGCCATCCGGTCCTTAAAAGAAGGTGCTTCAGACTTTATCGTAAAACCTTGGCAAAACCAGAAAGTGATCGAGTCCATCAAAGAAATGGTCCGGATCAAGAAAAAGACAGGTTCCAAATCCAGCAAGCTCCATATTGAAGGTGGAAAAATAGTGGGCGAAAGTGAGGAAATTCAAGAAGTGTTTTCCAAAATACAAAAAGTGGCACCTACAGATGCCAATATTTTGGTACTTGGAGAGAACGGTACCGGTAAAGATCTGGTTGCCAAAGCCATCCATGCAAATTCAAACCGGAAGAATAAAGCTTTCGTAAAAGTGGATGTTGGAGCGCTCACCTCCACATTATTCGAAAGTGAACTCTTCGGGTACAAGAAAGGTGCCTTTACTGATGCCCGCGAAGATAGGAAAGGACGTTTTGAAGCCGCAAATGGTGGAACCTTGTTTTTAGATGAAATAGGCAATATCAGTCTTCGCCAACAGGCTAGATTACTTACCGTCCTTCAAAACAGGCATATTACCCCGCTTGGTTCAAACGAAATGATCCCGGTCGATATCCGCCTAATTTGCGCAACGAACCTGGATATTTCAGAACTGTCAGACGAGTCAAAATTCCGGAAAGATCTTATTTACCGAATCAATACGGTAGATCTTATCGTTCCACCGCTTCGTGACAGAGGAACCGACGTGACATTGCTGACCAGACATTTTCTCGATCGGTATTCAGAAAAATATAACAAAGGCCCTTTCAAACTAGATCAAAGTTTTTTAAAGAAACTTAAAAATCATCGGTTTCCCGGCAACGTGAGGGAATTGCAATTCGTGATAGAACGAACGGTGATCATGTGCGATTCGAACCTTTTAAAAGACAGCGATCTTTCCTTTTCACCCATTGAAAGCAAATTGCAATCTGAAGAAATACAGGACATGCGCCTAGATACGGTCGAAAAGAACACAATTCTCAAGGTGATAGATAAAAACAAGGGCAATATTTCTAAATCGGCACGAGAACTTGGGATTACAAGGGCTGCACTGTACCGGAGATTAGATAAATATGACCTTTAA
- a CDS encoding four helix bundle protein, producing MRNFLNLEIWKRSHKLTLKIYKTTNSFPKEELFGLTSQMRRSSSSIPTNIAEGSGRSTNQQFAYFLQIASGSCSEIQYQLILSKDLSYISEELFNELHRETIEIRKMIFHYTSKL from the coding sequence ATGCGTAATTTTTTGAATCTTGAAATTTGGAAACGAAGCCATAAATTGACTTTGAAAATTTATAAAACCACAAACTCTTTTCCTAAGGAAGAATTATTTGGGTTAACCAGTCAAATGCGTCGATCTTCTTCTTCCATTCCAACAAATATCGCAGAAGGTTCTGGAAGGAGCACCAATCAGCAATTTGCCTATTTTCTACAAATTGCATCCGGTTCTTGTTCAGAAATTCAATATCAATTAATTCTATCAAAAGACCTTTCGTATATTTCTGAAGAATTATTTAATGAACTTCACAGGGAAACCATTGAAATTCGAAAAATGATTTTCCACTACACTTCAAAACTATAA
- a CDS encoding GNAT family N-acetyltransferase, with amino-acid sequence MKIVFRKLQKKESNSYRELRLECLKIYPENFGSNYHDEKVKDKLFFQPYIENSNTANFVIGGFDNEKLIALCGFHRYEAKKTRHRGTIIQVYVKQEYQGKNIGLDILKSTLNKAFQIDGIEQIELGVITTNSGAEKTYKKLGFKEYGVQKNYLKIGSNYFDHKMMVIYANQYNP; translated from the coding sequence ATGAAGATTGTATTTCGAAAACTTCAAAAAAAAGAATCAAATTCCTATCGCGAATTAAGATTGGAATGCTTGAAAATTTATCCTGAAAATTTTGGATCGAATTATCATGATGAAAAGGTAAAAGATAAATTGTTTTTCCAGCCATATATTGAAAATTCCAATACGGCCAATTTCGTAATAGGCGGATTTGATAATGAAAAATTAATAGCTCTTTGTGGATTTCATAGATATGAAGCTAAAAAAACCAGACACAGAGGAACAATTATTCAAGTTTATGTAAAGCAAGAATATCAAGGGAAAAATATTGGCCTCGATATTTTGAAATCTACCTTAAACAAAGCATTTCAAATAGATGGAATTGAACAAATTGAATTAGGAGTTATAACAACCAATAGTGGAGCAGAAAAAACTTATAAGAAATTAGGGTTTAAGGAATATGGGGTACAAAAGAATTATTTGAAAATTGGAAGCAACTATTTTGACCATAAGATGATGGTGATCTATGCAAATCAATATAATCCTTAA
- a CDS encoding sensor histidine kinase: protein MTFKTYHTSILLRVLILVLLLGTAIICFFKRWYLAGSFSLLVVIIVVYEFFRFLSKRFEVIDDFFESVKYKDFSRLYLAENKTKDIRRFYEGFNTVNEVVREINSEKETQHLYLQKILELVDIGILAYEIESGKVLWSNESFQNTLDFPSFKNINFVSSRNPKVYELIFDKFYPKSTAVTLIVQKENIKVLLSNSIFKVEEKTFKLVVIHNIEETLNKTESDAWKKLLSVMTHEIMNSIAPISSLANTLKFQVQMHREHPAANQLDIEDLDTGLSSIEKRSEGLLKFAKTYRSLNKVTSLNLEKVLVKELFDDLEYLMKPQLKDKNIGLAFYLPNKELGIEIDSYLMEQVLINLILNAIEAGTEMEHSKVQVSAGKKTDGRLFIRVADNGTGISEEIMEEIFIPFFTTKKNGSGIGLSLSKQIMMLHGGKIQIESELGTGTKVSLVFAQL, encoded by the coding sequence ATGACCTTTAAGACCTATCATACAAGCATTCTTCTAAGGGTCCTAATCCTTGTGCTTCTTCTTGGAACTGCCATAATTTGCTTTTTTAAGAGGTGGTATTTAGCCGGAAGTTTCAGTCTTTTGGTAGTCATTATTGTGGTCTATGAGTTCTTCAGGTTCTTAAGTAAGCGATTTGAAGTTATTGATGATTTTTTTGAATCGGTTAAATACAAAGATTTTTCCAGGCTGTATTTGGCTGAAAACAAAACCAAAGATATTCGCCGTTTCTATGAGGGTTTCAATACGGTGAATGAAGTAGTTCGTGAGATAAATTCAGAAAAGGAAACCCAACATCTCTATCTTCAGAAAATCCTGGAATTAGTGGATATTGGTATCCTAGCCTATGAAATTGAAAGCGGAAAAGTGCTGTGGAGCAACGAATCCTTTCAGAATACGCTAGATTTTCCATCTTTTAAAAATATCAATTTTGTCTCTAGTAGAAATCCGAAGGTATATGAACTGATTTTTGATAAATTTTATCCCAAATCAACAGCTGTGACTTTGATTGTTCAAAAAGAAAATATCAAGGTTTTGCTCTCCAACAGTATTTTTAAGGTGGAAGAAAAAACCTTTAAACTCGTAGTAATTCATAATATAGAGGAAACGCTCAACAAAACCGAATCTGATGCTTGGAAAAAGTTGTTAAGTGTAATGACCCACGAAATCATGAATTCTATCGCCCCGATTTCTTCCCTTGCCAATACACTGAAATTCCAGGTGCAAATGCATCGGGAGCATCCGGCAGCAAATCAGCTGGATATTGAAGATCTTGACACGGGCCTTTCCAGCATTGAAAAGCGCAGTGAAGGTTTGCTGAAATTTGCAAAAACTTACCGTAGCCTAAATAAAGTAACCAGTCTTAACCTCGAAAAAGTCTTGGTGAAAGAACTGTTTGATGATCTAGAATATTTAATGAAACCTCAGCTAAAAGATAAAAATATAGGCCTGGCCTTTTATCTTCCAAATAAAGAACTAGGGATCGAGATAGATTCTTATCTAATGGAACAGGTGCTTATCAACCTTATTCTAAACGCAATTGAGGCCGGCACGGAAATGGAGCATTCCAAAGTACAGGTTTCTGCCGGGAAAAAAACTGATGGTCGTTTGTTCATAAGAGTTGCCGATAATGGAACTGGTATTTCTGAAGAGATCATGGAAGAGATATTTATACCGTTTTTTACTACAAAAAAGAATGGAAGTGGCATTGGCCTGAGCTTATCCAAACAGATCATGATGCTACATGGTGGAAAAATTCAGATAGAAAGTGAATTGGGGACGGGAACCAAAGTTTCATTAGTGTTTGCTCAATTATAG